The genomic region CAATAgccattttcattttattcttaACATATTGTCTTTTAACTGTATTCAGTCTAGGGACATGTATTTCTTGCAAAAACTACTGAATTTAAAGGGAGATGATGGATTCAGGATGAATGAAGTGCTTGTGTCTCTGTGGTACATAATGGGTCTGTGGCCTTTGGTTTATAGCATGCTGCTGCTGCCAACAGGTAGAAGGTACCTGCCATTCCTTAGCTTAGTCAATCAACGATCTCAAGTACCTTTTCTCCTGCACATACTTTTTCTTATGTGTTACTAGAAACAGTAAGGTTGGTTAGAAACTTAGAAATAGAATAGGCCAATATCTAGCCAAGGAGTCCACCAATGCTTATTcctcaaattatttttattcctgTAGAAAAAGAATTCTGTGGCCAATATGACAAAGTGACTCATAAGTAATTAAAATTCTACTTGGTTGCATTCTTTGTCATAGATTTTGGTTTGCCAAATGATGCGAATAAATGGAATAATAGAAGTGTTAACATGTCAAGTATATCTGATGATTCATGCAAGCTAATAAGCTACATTTAAGGTGGCCTGGATGTGGTTGAGATGAAGGGAACTCACAAGCATTTAGCtatgtttttaaatttcttgaccATTAGTGTTTTGCagctgattttttattttattattttttttttgtatctgCAGCTCAAAAAGCAAAATTCCAGTCTGGCCATTCCTAATACTTTCATGCTTTGGCGGGGCATATGCTCTTCTTCCCTATTTTGGACTTTGgaaaccaccaccacctcctgtTGAAGAAACTGAGATCAGAAGATGGCCTCTGAATTTTCTGGAATCAAAATTAACTGCGGGGGTGAGAAATCTGTTTAACTTTAAAAAACTCAAACTAACTCTCTTGATAACATATCTGAaagtatatttatataattgtttTGTGAGCTTTTGAAATTTGTTACAAGTAGCTAACAAGAAGACTAAAGATATAAGACTAAACCATGCACATATCAAAACCATAGTCCTGTTATGAATGTGATACCAAAATATTAAACAGTCTTTGgaagccaaaaaaaatagtGGATGCTGCTTCAAATCTGCACAGTATCCTATCAATGTCTGAATTATTTGATTGAAGATTACCTGTAGATATTGACCTCTAAATCTTTCTCCTGATAAAGGCATGGAAGCAAAACAAGTGAATATGAaattctacctttttttttaaggggtgtgggggggagggggttatTTGATGCAGGATGGAATCACTTAAcaggctttgataccaaatttgATGTAGGATCTTTAATAATTCAGAACTAAATTATATATCTTAATCAGATCTTGAAGGGTTCTTAAATAAGGATTGGTTTTTAAGAGGTTAtgtaaaaaaatactaaatctTGAATATGTTGATGGCTGTTTGGAGTTAAAATAAGAATAGAACAAGAATAATACTAGATAGAACAGTAGCTTAAAATAagctgctttaattttttttgaatctcTCACAATCAATTTTATTGACTACAAAATACCTTTATATAGGCTATTGTTAAATCATTTCCTAGGAGGACTAGAACTCTAAATAACCTATTCCTAGAATGATTAGGAttataaataacaaacaaaaatactTAAGAACTTCTAAACTAAATAGGGAGAGGActcataatataaaataagacTCATGATCCCTTGGGCAGCCCATtccagaaaatttgaaaattaccaaactactattttattaaaactttACTATAATTAAACCAGCAACTTTCTAACCTAAGAACTTATACCAACACTCAATGATAACTAAAATAATGTATGAAATGTTCCAATAAAGCCCCACATCAAAACTAGACCAAAAATATTGAATCTTTTGgtatttaatcttgtttttcctcaaactcTCTGTTATCCACATCAGTAGTTTTCACCTTGTTAGTttcaatttgattttaattGAATCAGGCAGCCATTTTACTGACAGCTTTTAATGATTAAGCCTTTAGGCTGGTTGAGAGCGAAGCATTGTGTTGAACTCAAATAAAAGTCATTTTTGTTTtcccatatattttttttcttcaaaaactaaaATGGTTATTATACACTGACTTTTGGTCTAGTGGTGGCACCTCTTCCATGTAAGTAGGACATGCCTTGATCAATCCTGTGTATGAAGTGTTACCCTTTGTTGGCAATTAGTTtagtttcttaattttatattgGAATTGCAAGTTAACTCCATTACACATCAGATATCACTTGCTGCAGGACTAGGTATAATTGTTTATGCAGGTTTGGCTAATTGGGATGACTGGAAGGAATTCGCCCAGTACTTCAGGGAAAGCAAATTTGTAAGTGTTGTGTGAAGCATTTATCCATTCATATCATAGATATTCCTATAGTTTGGAGAAAACCATGCCCATTTTGATAATAGGATACCAAGTCATGTTGAATAGTGAGTTGGTTTTCCATGACAACTAATTTCAGTGGAGGCTTTGAACCTTCAGTAGCagtctcaaaatttttaatcataaaagtTTTGCCCATTGATGAAACTGATTCAAGTCCAGAATGCAAGTCCAGGTGTCATGTGcaccttcctcttcttcttttttcttttccttgagGAAGTACCTTATGTACGATCTATTAGGTCAATTTTAGACAAAAACTTACCATATACTTTTTTTCATTGGTAATTTTGTATGGTTGTTTAGTCATGAATCATGATATTTGCATTCTCATAAACCTACAAAAACTTACCAGCAGCACTGGACCTTTATGCTGCAGATCCATCTCACATCCCTTGATTTCACTCTACTATCTGCATTTGCTCCATTTTGGGTCTACAACGATATGACTGCCAGGAAATGGTGAGCTTCTGGAAACTCTTGAGTGcttctttctcattttgaaATCCTCTTTTGGACGAGTTTATGTAGCATAACATTCACACGCTTATCACAGGTTTGACAAAGGTTCTTGGCTTCTTCCCTTATCAGTGGTACCATTTTTAGGTCCGGCGTTGTACCTTGTCCTAAGGCCATCACTAACAACAATGCCTATTTCACTCAACCCCACTACATCCAAGTCTGAATGAGAATCACATTCTTTGATTCACATAAGACATTCACATTCTTTGTGCTAATGTCAATCGCTTCGCTTGGTGACTTTATCATTGTATGAAGAATGAAGCATAGCCTGTGTTTAATATGTAAAATCAGCctttatgggaaaaaaattgaaatgccATAATTGATACGTGCCTGAAATGTTTACAACTGGTTTAGGAGGGAGGAATGGAATAAAATGGATTCATAAAGAATATTTCATATATTCTTTTGTGTTTGAGAGTTTTGTGAGAAGGAATGGAATCCCCATTCTATTTCGCATTTTCCCTATGTTTGTCGTTCCTCCCAAAAGTAAATGAAATGATCAAATCCCCAAATTTATTGAGatgaaattacatttttatcCATATTTCTTTAAAACgtcaataaaatttaattaacgtaatagagaaagaaaatatatttgcTTCATATACTTTCCTTCTTTTAGTCTTTAATGCTCAATGTCGAGTTATTTTCCACATTGTTGAATGCTAGATGTTCTCAAGTAAGGATGGTTACAAAACGCAATAACtctaataacaaaacaaatttcacaatgcttttcatgttaatttttgTTGCAGACACTTAGTTATACACTGATATACGCACACGAGTTGAAATCGTGTTTTTACAATTTCAGTTGTGTCTTGTGCATAGTGtaattttatcttctttttttttttttttcataatagttGAGGTAACAAATTATGATCGGTGaacaataaaagtgatgttaactGTAGTTACATGAAGTGAAGTTGCACTagttattcaataaaaaaaatgtttcactAATCATAGTTTATCACCTAAacaaattgtaacaaaaaaaaaaagtgaaatatatTATGTATGtgacaacaaaaagaaataaagaaaaaaaaagttggcttCCCATTGAGGCACGCTGCCTTTATAACTTCAGAAGCCTTTGATTAAATGTTTTGAGATGACAATATCATCTTAATAACTTCACTTTGCAGTCTATAATGCTATTAAAAGAAAAgcaaggattaaaaaaaaaaaaaaaaatcaatggtcACACTAATAAAAATGTGGTGTTTAAGTGcccgtttggttgggcttttaggGGCTAAAACGCAGCTTTTACATAAAGTTGGGTTTCTTTGGGCGTTTGGTGAAGCAAAAACGCAACTTTTGGGTAAAAGTTGCGTTTTAGGCCAAGGCGAAAATGCTGAATCTGTTTATGGAGGTCTGGAGGTCCATAAGCAAAACGTCCATCAACATTTTCAGCTATCCATTGGGTTGAGTCCTAAAATTACCGAATCAccctctcatctcatctcttcTCTCTGCTCAACTGAAATCCCTGACCCTCattcctctcatctcttctctgcTCTGCCCTCTTCGTGCTGCTATCAATCTCTCTATGGTAAGTCATCcgtgacttcttcttcttcttcctcttctgctttcttcttcctcttcttcttcttcctcttctgcttTCTTCGTTTTCTCTGAtctgtaatttaaaaaaaaaaattatttacgaGACTTTCTGATCTGAGAAAGTCTTTTTGAAGGTACGCATTTGATCAAAAAAGCACCAAGCAAGACTAATCTGCTACCGAAAACCACCAGGTACCAACAGTGATCTGaaatttttctacttttttttttaccgagtgtgggaaaaaaaatttcagatctgaaCAAACAGGGTATATTTGATCTACTTACcaaaaatttcttgtattttgtatttaatctTTTATCTACTTACCAAAAATGTATTTGATCTTTTGTCCTGACCACTATCTAcaatttcaaaactttataCATTTTGGATTCCATATTTATTAGTCATATACCTTCACAGGTTTGAActtttcttaattattatatGGCACTGAATGTGTATGAAAGTCTTTACGCTAGCTATCACATGAATTGAAAGGGTTGAACCAACAAACCTAAactaagattatatatatattaatgttggCATAATCGTATATGTTAGGTTTATAAATTCAGAAAGCTTGTGTTCTTTTCTGCATCACATGTCTGAATCAGTATTCTTTTCTGATAGCTTGTGTTTCAATCATGATTGTGTCTCTGATCTTAAGTAAATATCCATGTTTAAGATGTGCAAGCTAGATCAACAAGTGCACATCAAGACCTAAAAGtaacaaaattcataaaaagGAAACCTTGATGTATGATAATTCAACAAAGAATAGCCTTTGAGCTGTGTAATCCTGAGTTATTTGTTGTGAATTTTGCGTTTTATGTGTTGCTAGCTTTCTCTTTAATTCTCTAGTTTTGTGCAATATAGGAGCTTTTTGATTGTAAAGCtgtgaattatatattgttttagGCACTGGGTTTCTTTCTGTTTTCACTAttgcatagaaaaaaaaaaagccttgaACTTTCAGTACTTGAAGttgaaagttttgttgaaattattatgtGAGAAATTTAGggaatataagaaaaaagttGTCCATGGTTTTCCTCCTTTGTCTCTTTGGGTCAAAAAAGAGAACAGATGAGTATTTCAAAAATTGTTCTCATTTGTTGTTTGACTGACTTGGTTCCAGCCTACGCCGGCATTTGCATCGGCTCTTCTTCTGCTGGGCATGCCCCATGATGCGGCAGTgatctgcttcttcttcttggggCATGCCCCATTAGCGACGATGGCAGTTGCATCGACGATAGCGATGGCAGTGGCTTGGGGCATTccaataaattgtttcataaataacttttataacaatatgtgtgtgtgcatatatatatatatatatatatatatatatatatattccttttatATACATAATTAGTGCACAACTTATAGGTAATAAATAGATGGACATAAATGTACTTCCCTCATTAACACATAAAAATGAGTCAACAGATTGACATAAATATCAAGTTTGatgactttttttgtttttttgttttttttttggagaagaatcAAGTTTGATGACTTATAAGATTAAATGAAGATAATTCACTCTCCTTCTCTAGGAATGCActgcataataaaaaatatgaactagTTACTTGAGCAAATTgacacatatttaattattttcactcatttaagtgtaaacttattttttatgttattgattgtgcgttttttgcattttttgcaatcttctattttttgcatttcttatGGTTGGTTAACTTTATAGATGGGTAAAAAGACCACTTCCAACCCCGAGGTAAAAAAGGCTAGAGCAGATTGGGATATTAATCCAACGTGGACAACTACTTTTTGTAACCTTTGCGTGGAACAAATTCAAGCCGGGAATAGAACAAAAGGTGCTGGCTTTAGTACCAAAGGTTGGTTCAATTTGGTGACCAAATTTTGTGATGAGACCAGTCAAAACTATGATAAGGACCAATTAAAAAGTAGGTGGGATGTATTAAAAGGTGATTGGAGAGTGTGGGAAaaattgaggaatcttgacATAAGTTTAGGTTGGGATGCAGTGAAGGGAACGATTGATGCTCCTGATTATTGGTGGGACTTGAAGTTGAAGGTGAGttgagtattttattaatatgtagtTAGTtggagatagtttttttttaatattattcttaTATGAGTTAAATTACAATTACATTTTGTAGGAATTAcccaaagctaaaaaatttcgAGAGAAAGGTCCACAGAATCTAGAACAACTTGAAATAATGTTTAGGGATGTTGTAGCAACTGGGGTAGCTGCATGGACCCCTTCTTCAGGTACATTACCTCCAACAATGCCAAAAGAGGGTGCTGGTGATTCAGATGGTAGCTCCAAATTTAAGGATAACCAATGTGACATGAGTTTAGACATTGATAGTTTGCAACAAGGACATACTAGTCAATCACGTAGTTCAGGACAAAAGTGAGCTAGTGAATCAATACCCtcacagaagaaaaagaagaagataggagGAGCTGCAATGTTGGACAATCATATTAGTCAATTAATAACTGTATGTCAGAATAGGTCTGAAGGTACTTCTCGAGAGTCACCAAGTTCAATTGATAATGTAATGGCGATTGTGAGAGCACTTCCTAGAGTGGAAAGTACGTTTGTGGTTCAAGCTTCCATTATCTTACTAAAAAAGTCACGTAGGAAGATGTTCCTAACTTTCAAGGACCCAAAGTCACAGTTGGAGTGGCTACAAGCAATGATTTATAACCAAAAGAAGTGACTAACCTTATGTGGTATTAACTATGTTGTATTAACTTTAAACTAAGTTAGCTATGTTGTATTAACTATGTTGTATTTGCTATGTTGTATTAACTATGTTGTATTTGCTATGTTGTATTAACTTTAAACTAAGTTATGTGATATTTAGTATTAGCTTTGGACTAATATATGTGTAATGTaaacatatttgaaatttacattACAATGTTATGTACTTGATGTTGTGAATTGTCTTGGTATGTTGTGAATTGTCTTGATTGAGTATTTGTTACTTTGTTGTGTAGCTTAAACCAATATGGATGATTATAATGGTACTCATGAGAGTGACCATTTTATGGAACTATTAATGGATGGGGATTACAGAAATTATTGTGATGATCATGATGGTGGTGATTATAACAATGCTgacaataataatgatggtgcagacaataa from Castanea sativa cultivar Marrone di Chiusa Pesio chromosome 11, ASM4071231v1 harbors:
- the LOC142614900 gene encoding uncharacterized protein LOC142614900, translating into MLANANIISCNFSSFTSSTLNDPKLRTSLQSQNLKPRISFLKPKLKFSAFLKPHNHASSILEYQRKGLVQICHGNLTNQNSEDPAVEKGDSLEGRVGGSGNGGEGWNWSTSILLLVLWGALMYYVFNLTPNQTPSRDMYFLQKLLNLKGDDGFRMNEVLVSLWYIMGLWPLVYSMLLLPTGRSSKSKIPVWPFLILSCFGGAYALLPYFGLWKPPPPPVEETEIRRWPLNFLESKLTAGISLAAGLGIIVYAGLANWDDWKEFAQYFRESKFIHLTSLDFTLLSAFAPFWVYNDMTARKWFDKGSWLLPLSVVPFLGPALYLVLRPSLTTMPISLNPTTSKSE